In Nostoc sp. GT001, a genomic segment contains:
- a CDS encoding ABC transporter substrate-binding protein has protein sequence MTWFSLSVKRWGRITQFLSLFCLCLFLVVSCAPRPQPSTPPSGSVNTPTGDGRITIGTTAKPRTLDPADAYELASLGLVFNMSDRLYNYEPGSTEIKPQLATALPKVSQDGLTYTIPLRQGVVFHDGTPFNAQAMAFTIQRFIENKGKPSFLLADIVDSIKPTSEYELTIKLKKPFAAFPSLLAFPGICAVSPKAYEVGAGKFKPNIFVGTGPYKLGQYGTDSIRFDVFDKYWGEKPANKGVNLQIQTSPVNLFNAFRTGAIDVAYLSLQPDQNRSLEEGGKKGDWQAIAAEGSVVSYLVLNRNQKPLDKLEVRQAIASIIDRPLLNERVLLGQADPLYSMIPTTFKVSVPLFKDKYGDANFDQAKKLLTTAGFSKENPAKVQVWYPSSSPTRSLAAQTLKSLVDVKMDGILQFEITQAEGPAFFKDIAKGLYPAALLDWYPDFLDPDNYVQPFLSCDKGSAAKGCEDGGSQTQGSFYYNEAINKLIDGQRKEQNPEARQKIFTEIQTQVTTDVPYVPLWQNKDYVFARNGVNGVKLNPTQILVYQTLKK, from the coding sequence ATGACCTGGTTTTCCTTGTCCGTGAAACGGTGGGGTCGGATTACACAATTCCTATCTTTGTTCTGTCTATGTTTATTTTTAGTTGTTAGTTGCGCTCCTCGTCCGCAACCTTCTACGCCACCATCCGGTTCTGTAAATACCCCTACAGGTGATGGTCGTATTACTATCGGTACAACAGCAAAGCCCAGAACCCTTGATCCGGCTGATGCTTATGAGTTAGCATCTTTAGGCTTAGTGTTTAATATGAGCGATCGCCTCTACAACTACGAACCAGGAAGCACCGAAATTAAACCCCAATTAGCTACAGCATTACCCAAAGTCAGTCAAGACGGCTTAACTTATACCATCCCTTTACGCCAGGGAGTAGTTTTTCATGATGGTACTCCCTTCAATGCTCAAGCAATGGCCTTTACCATTCAGCGATTTATTGAAAATAAAGGAAAACCCTCATTCTTACTAGCTGATATAGTAGATTCTATCAAACCTACAAGCGAGTATGAGTTAACCATCAAGTTGAAAAAGCCCTTTGCAGCTTTTCCCTCACTGCTGGCATTTCCTGGAATTTGTGCAGTTTCGCCAAAAGCTTATGAAGTCGGCGCTGGTAAATTCAAACCGAATATTTTTGTGGGAACTGGCCCTTACAAATTAGGACAGTATGGTACTGATTCCATCCGATTTGATGTGTTTGATAAATACTGGGGAGAAAAACCAGCTAACAAAGGTGTTAATCTCCAAATTCAAACTAGTCCAGTTAATTTGTTTAATGCTTTCCGTACAGGTGCAATCGATGTAGCTTATCTATCGCTGCAACCAGATCAAAATCGGAGTTTGGAAGAAGGTGGTAAAAAAGGGGATTGGCAAGCGATCGCAGCTGAAGGTAGTGTAGTAAGTTATCTGGTATTAAACCGGAATCAAAAGCCTTTAGATAAATTAGAGGTAAGACAAGCGATCGCATCCATAATTGACCGTCCACTTTTAAATGAGCGGGTGTTACTTGGTCAAGCAGATCCGCTATATAGCATGATTCCCACAACATTTAAAGTTTCTGTGCCATTATTCAAAGATAAATATGGCGATGCTAACTTCGATCAAGCTAAAAAATTATTAACTACCGCTGGCTTCTCCAAAGAGAATCCTGCAAAAGTGCAAGTTTGGTATCCTTCTAGTTCACCTACTCGGAGTTTGGCAGCACAGACACTCAAATCTCTTGTGGATGTCAAAATGGATGGAATACTGCAATTTGAAATTACCCAAGCGGAAGGGCCTGCCTTCTTTAAAGATATTGCCAAAGGTTTGTATCCGGCAGCTTTACTTGATTGGTATCCAGACTTTTTAGATCCAGATAATTACGTCCAGCCATTTTTGTCTTGTGACAAAGGTTCTGCTGCGAAAGGATGCGAAGATGGAGGCAGTCAAACTCAGGGTTCGTTCTACTATAACGAAGCCATAAATAAACTGATTGATGGGCAACGCAAAGAACAAAATCCCGAAGCGCGTCAGAAAATTTTTACCGAAATTCAAACGCAAGTTACTACTGATGTACCTTATGTTCCTTTATGGCAAAACAAAGACTATGTATTTGCCCGAAATGGTGTTAATGGCGTAAAACTTAACCCTACCCAAATTTTGGTTTACCAGACACTTAAAAAGTAG
- a CDS encoding ABC transporter permease → MSRSKALQYYIISRLLLAPLQLLTIITIVFLLLRATPGDPADAILGGRAPEAAKEELRKQLGLNLPLWLQYLNYLGSILRFDLGTSLMSRGQNVWDIIGQYFPATVELAVCSMAVALIVGIAVGTLSASRPGTYFDVGGRLFGIITYALPMFWAGMLLQLIFSVQLGWFPNSNRFPPNLSAPTTVTGLYTIDSLLGGNFTQFFTSLHHLALPSLTLGILLSGIFERIVRVNLKQTLQADYVEAARARGIGENKILASHALKNALIPVITVLGLTFASLLGGAILTEVTFSWPGLANRLYQAIADRDYPTVQGVLVFFGAIVVSASILIDILNAYVDPRIRY, encoded by the coding sequence ATGTCTCGTTCTAAAGCTTTACAATATTACATTATTTCTCGGTTGCTTCTTGCGCCACTTCAACTATTAACGATCATCACCATTGTATTTCTCTTACTAAGAGCAACACCAGGAGATCCAGCAGATGCAATTCTTGGTGGACGTGCGCCAGAAGCAGCTAAAGAAGAATTGCGAAAACAACTTGGTTTAAACCTTCCGTTGTGGCTACAGTATCTAAATTATTTGGGAAGCATACTGCGCTTTGACTTGGGAACCTCCTTAATGAGTCGCGGACAAAATGTCTGGGACATCATTGGGCAATATTTCCCGGCGACAGTGGAGTTAGCAGTATGTAGTATGGCGGTTGCACTCATCGTCGGCATTGCAGTTGGAACTCTTTCAGCTTCCCGTCCTGGGACATATTTTGATGTCGGCGGGCGCTTATTTGGGATCATCACCTACGCACTTCCGATGTTTTGGGCGGGAATGCTTTTGCAGTTGATTTTCTCAGTCCAATTGGGTTGGTTTCCTAATTCCAACCGGTTTCCGCCCAATCTATCGGCTCCGACTACTGTCACTGGATTGTATACAATTGATAGCTTGCTCGGTGGAAATTTCACTCAGTTTTTCACATCCTTACACCATCTGGCTCTACCGAGTCTCACACTAGGAATTTTGCTCAGTGGGATTTTTGAGCGAATTGTGCGAGTGAATTTAAAGCAAACTTTGCAAGCAGATTATGTAGAAGCGGCTAGAGCTAGAGGTATTGGTGAAAATAAGATTTTAGCCTCTCACGCTTTAAAGAATGCTTTAATTCCAGTGATTACAGTCTTGGGATTAACTTTTGCGTCTCTGTTGGGTGGAGCGATTTTGACAGAGGTAACATTTTCTTGGCCTGGTTTAGCTAATCGACTTTATCAAGCGATCGCCGATCGCGATTATCCCACAGTCCAGGGAGTGCTGGTGTTTTTTGGTGCGATCGTTGTCAGTGCCAGCATTTTGATTGATATTTTAAACGCTTATGTAGATCCGCGAATTCGATATTAA
- a CDS encoding DUF4241 domain-containing protein, translating into MINIDLSKAFQTGQRLNTRFGIFILNPYKIGKLNLTSGKLIACDPLVFPGTDPFSPNFKTGCYPVFLSIARNLNNEEPMVAYAMVQISEVTAVRWELATRVGEKLSDLKEGEGFFGYGVDSGIGCFMDADAAQIIINNTWETEIYEHTLACKLDNLLEEENSLGVMLANMCVNEFNKANVIAFATALGDGFYYTYFGYDTNNNVVNVITVSLSGYLQ; encoded by the coding sequence ATGATAAATATTGATTTATCAAAAGCTTTCCAAACAGGTCAAAGGCTAAATACACGATTTGGTATTTTTATTCTTAATCCCTATAAAATTGGGAAACTAAACTTAACTTCAGGAAAATTAATAGCTTGTGATCCCCTAGTTTTTCCTGGCACAGACCCCTTTAGTCCCAATTTTAAGACTGGTTGTTATCCAGTTTTTTTGAGCATTGCACGCAACCTTAATAACGAAGAACCAATGGTTGCTTATGCTATGGTTCAGATTAGCGAAGTAACCGCAGTGCGATGGGAATTAGCTACTAGAGTTGGTGAAAAATTAAGTGATTTAAAAGAAGGAGAGGGATTTTTTGGTTATGGAGTTGATTCTGGAATAGGGTGCTTTATGGATGCGGATGCTGCTCAAATTATTATTAATAATACTTGGGAAACAGAAATTTATGAACACACTTTAGCTTGCAAACTAGATAATTTACTCGAAGAAGAAAATAGCCTTGGCGTAATGTTGGCTAATATGTGTGTCAATGAGTTCAATAAAGCAAATGTTATTGCATTTGCAACGGCGTTGGGTGATGGGTTTTATTATACTTACTTTGGATACGATACGAATAATAATGTTGTTAACGTTATTACAGTGAGTTTATCTGGATATCTCCAGTAA
- a CDS encoding ABC transporter permease encodes MDWWRRLKKNPLARFGAILLLIFYIGVIAADFVAPYDPYASQPNGSLLPPTKIHWVSQSGQFIGPHVYPTTQGDTNLETGDRKLIVDFKNPSPLRLFVSGPEYRLLQMSLPLPPKWDEVTIFPGIPLNWHLFGTTSGTKVNILGTDDQGRDQFSRLLHGGRISMFIGIFGIIITYPLGLLIGGISGYFGGVTDSLIMRLAEVLMTFPSIYLLVTLGAVLPAGLSSTQRFLLIVVITSVISWAGLARVIRGQVLSIKEREFVQASRAMGGNPLYIILRHVLPQTASYVVISATLAIPSFIGAEAILSLIGLGIQQPDPSWGNMLSLASNASILVLQPWLIWPSAVLIILTVLAFNLLGDGLRDALDPRSLRR; translated from the coding sequence ATGGATTGGTGGCGACGACTGAAGAAAAATCCTTTGGCACGATTTGGGGCTATTTTACTGTTAATTTTCTATATAGGAGTAATTGCAGCTGATTTCGTAGCTCCTTATGACCCCTATGCTTCACAGCCTAATGGTTCACTGCTGCCACCAACTAAGATCCACTGGGTTTCTCAGTCAGGGCAGTTTATCGGCCCCCATGTTTATCCGACGACTCAGGGAGATACTAATTTAGAAACAGGCGATCGCAAACTCATTGTAGACTTCAAAAATCCATCACCTCTGCGTCTATTTGTCTCCGGGCCAGAATACCGATTGTTGCAGATGAGTTTGCCATTACCCCCGAAGTGGGATGAAGTCACGATCTTTCCTGGTATTCCCTTAAATTGGCATTTATTTGGGACAACAAGTGGCACAAAAGTCAACATATTGGGTACTGATGACCAAGGGCGCGACCAATTCAGCCGCCTTTTACATGGCGGTCGCATCAGTATGTTTATCGGGATTTTTGGCATTATCATTACCTATCCCCTTGGTTTGCTCATTGGGGGAATTTCTGGCTATTTCGGCGGTGTAACTGATAGCCTAATTATGCGCTTGGCAGAAGTGCTAATGACTTTCCCTAGTATTTATCTTTTGGTGACATTGGGCGCAGTCTTACCAGCGGGTTTAAGTAGTACCCAGCGCTTTTTGTTGATTGTGGTGATTACTTCCGTTATTAGCTGGGCTGGTTTAGCACGAGTCATTCGGGGACAGGTACTATCAATTAAAGAGCGAGAATTTGTCCAAGCTTCGCGTGCAATGGGCGGGAACCCACTTTATATCATCCTCCGCCATGTTTTACCGCAAACGGCTAGTTATGTAGTTATCTCTGCGACTCTTGCAATTCCCAGCTTTATTGGTGCAGAGGCGATATTGAGTCTCATCGGCTTGGGTATTCAACAACCAGACCCCTCTTGGGGAAATATGCTTTCTCTGGCTAGCAATGCTTCAATTTTGGTGTTGCAACCTTGGCTAATTTGGCCGTCAGCTGTGCTGATTATCCTCACAGTGCTGGCATTCAACTTACTCGGTGATGGGCTGAGAGATGCACTTGACCCGCGCAGTTTAAGAAGATAA